The Peptostreptococcaceae bacterium genome has a window encoding:
- a CDS encoding isoprenyl transferase translates to MKINDKIPEHIAIIMDGNGRWAQKRGLPRTAGHKAGIEAIREVIENCSKEGIKYLTLYAFSTENWKRPQKEVSALMELLVYYLKKEINLLHKNNVRIRTIGDIAKLPLKAQNEIDSAITKTCSNTGLNVTLAINYGGRQELIQAIKKITVEYCENPDEINELTVSSHMETSEIPDPDLIIRPSGELRISNFLLWQMAYSEFWFSNVLWPDFNKDHLNDAIKSYSERKRRYGGLNAEEQQVKK, encoded by the coding sequence ATGAAAATCAATGATAAAATACCTGAACATATAGCTATCATTATGGATGGGAATGGAAGATGGGCTCAAAAGAGAGGTCTTCCAAGAACTGCTGGCCATAAAGCCGGAATAGAGGCTATCAGAGAAGTAATTGAGAATTGTTCTAAAGAAGGAATTAAATATTTAACTCTGTATGCGTTTTCTACTGAAAATTGGAAAAGGCCGCAAAAAGAGGTTTCGGCTTTAATGGAATTGCTTGTCTATTATTTAAAAAAAGAGATAAATTTGCTCCATAAAAACAATGTGCGAATACGAACCATCGGAGACATTGCAAAACTTCCATTAAAAGCACAAAATGAAATAGATTCTGCAATTACAAAAACCTGTAGTAATACAGGTTTGAATGTTACCTTAGCAATAAATTATGGAGGACGACAAGAACTGATTCAAGCGATAAAGAAAATCACCGTCGAATATTGCGAAAATCCGGATGAAATCAATGAATTGACTGTTTCCTCCCATATGGAAACATCGGAAATTCCGGACCCGGATTTAATTATCCGTCCAAGCGGGGAATTAAGAATAAGCAATTTTTTACTTTGGCAAATGGCTTATAGCGAGTTCTGGTTTTCAAATGTTCTGTGGCCGGATTTTAATAAAGATCATTTGAACGATGCAATCAAATCATATAGTGAAAGAAAAAGAAGATATGGTGGATTGAACGCGGAAGAACAGCAGGTGAAAAAATGA